A part of Aegilops tauschii subsp. strangulata cultivar AL8/78 chromosome 2, Aet v6.0, whole genome shotgun sequence genomic DNA contains:
- the LOC109752467 gene encoding anthranilate O-methyltransferase 2: MKVEDVLHMATGDGENSYAANSRIPMKAMLKNRPLLQRTVEEVYTSLSPASTMVVADLGCSSGPNALFIVAEVTGMISDYNQNTNEEQHGVELQFLLNDLPKNDFNLIFQSLDQFHTVTRKGEGDEAATPPYYVVGLPGSFYNRLCPSQSVHLFHSSYSLHWLSKVPEELSSGEYVNEGNIHIGKTTPHSIVNLFREQFQIDFELFLTLRSKELISGGQMFLMLLGRKSEEMLTHGEIGTMWDLLSESLQSLVLKGRVEKGKLDSFNLPLYAPSVEEVKAVVNRTELFEIEHVGMVEVNWDPQDDDSDDEHMVLDTARSGRNLSMTIRSVLEPLIAGHFGEGIIDELFAVYACIVAKHLEKRNAKLPSIVVSLKKAMH, encoded by the exons ATGAAGGTAGAGGACGTCCTCCACATGGCTACCGGCGACGGAGAGAATAGCTACGCCGCCAACTCCAGGATCCCA atgaaggCCATGCTGAAGAACAGGCCATTGCTTCAAAGGACCGTGGAAGAGGTATACACCTCGCTCTCCCCTGCGAGCACCATGGTCGTCGCTGACCTCGGCTGCTCATCGGGCCCAAACGCGCTATTCATCGTCGCCGAGGTTACCGGCATGATCTCTGACTACAACCAGAACACAAACGAAGAACAACACGGCGTGGAGCTGCAGTTTCTCCTGAATGACTTGCCCAAGAACGATTTCAACCTCATCTTCCAGTCGCTTGATCAGTTCCacactgtcactaggaaaggggAGGGCGATGAGGCGGCGACGCCACCGTACTACGTCGTCGGGCTACCGGGATCGTTCTACAACAGGCTTTGTCCTAGCCAGAGCGTCCATCTTTTCCACTCGTCCTACAGCCTCCATTGGCTCTCCAAG GTGCCCGAGGAACTCTCAAGTGGCGAGTATGTAAACGAAGGAAACATCCATATTGGAAAGACTACTCCACATTCAATAGTAAATCTATTCAGAGAACAATTTCAAATTGACTTTGAGTTGTTCCTTACACTGCGCTCAAAAGAATTGATAAGTGGTGGGCAAATGTTTTTGATGCTTCTGGGACGAAAGAGCGAAGAAATGCTAACACATGGTGAAATTGGCACCATGTGGGATTTGCTTTCTGAATCTCTCCAGTCACTTGTCCTCAAG GGTCGCGTAGAAAAAGGGAAACTTGACTCATTCAACCTGCCACTCTACGCCCCATCAGTGGAGGAGGTGAAGGCAGTGGTCAACCGCACAGAGCTCTTCGAAATTGAGCATGTGGGGATGGTCGAAGTCAACTGGGACCCTCAAGATGATGATTCCGACGACGAGCACATGGTGCTTGACACTGCCAGAAGTGGGAGAAACCTCTCCATGACCATCAGATCCGTGTTAGAGCCACTTATTGCTGGCCACTTCGGCGAGGGCATTATTGATGAGCTGTTTGCGGTGTATGCCTGCATCGTTGCAAAACATCTTGAGAAACGGAATGCCAAGTTGCCCAGCATCGTGGTTTCTCTGAAGAAGGCCATGCATTAA